The stretch of DNA AGGGTTCGAGCGTGATCGCAAGGCACCCCGGCTCATACGCGAACCCGCCTGCATGATCGGGCCATTCGGCCAGCAGCACCGCGCCCTCGCGGTAATCGTCGAGCCCGATCTCGGCGAGCTCGGCCGGGTCGTCGAGCCGGTAGAAATCGGCATGGACCACCGGCAGGCGCAGCGGCGGCGAATCGTAGGTCTCGATGATCGTGAAGGTTGGCGAGGGCACCTCGCCCGCATGGCCCAGCGCGGCGAGAATGGCGCGCGCGAGCGTGGTCTTGCCCGCCCCCAGCCCGCCTTCCAGCGCCACGACATCCCCTGCCCTGAGCCGCGCGGCGATGCGCGCGCCATAAGCCGCCATCGCCGCCAGATCGAGCAGAGACTCGCGCGCCTCAGTCACGGCAGCCGGATCAGCGCGGTCGTGCCCGCGCCCTTGCGGCTGCTCATCTCGAGCGTCCCCTCATGCGCCTCGATCAGCTGACGCGCGAGCGGTATGCCCAGCCCGCTGCGCTTTTCGGGCGGAGCGTCCTTATCGGGCTTCAACCCGCCCAGCGCGCGCGCCAGTTCCTGCGAGGTCATGCCCCGGCCGTTGTCGGCGATGCTGATTTCCATCGCTGCCGCGCTGTCTTCGGGAGCCTTGCGCAGCTCGATCACAATCCGCCCGCCATCGGGCGTGCCGGTCACCGCATTGTCGATCAGATTGCCGAGCGCGCGGCCCAGCTGGCGCGGATCGGCCTCGATCACCCGGCCCCGGCGGCCCTTGAGATCGAGGCTGAGCCCGGCACCGATGATCGCCTCCTCCCGCTCGCGCACCAGCGTGGTGAGCAGATCGAGCAGGTCGATCCGCTCCTTGCGGATCGGCAGCAGCCCGGCTTCGGATTGCGACAGGTCGAGCACGTTTTCGACCTGCTCGGTCAGCCGCTCAACCGCGGTCAGGATTGCATCGACATATTCGCCCGCCGCCTGCGCGTCGGCCGCCGCGCCGCTCTTCAGCAGCTCGGCATAGCCGCCGATCGTCGTCAGCGGGGTGCGGAATTCGTAGCTCATGTTGGCAAGGAAGCGCGCCTTGACCGCGTCGGCCTCTTCCAGCGCCTCGGCGCGCTCACGCAAGGCTTGCTCGGCCTTTTCCGAGGCGGTGATGTCGAGCACCGTCAGCAGCCCGTTGCCATCGGGCAGCGGGATTCCGGCAAAGCGCAGTGTGCGCCCGTCGGCGAGGTTCACCCTGCCCTGCTTCTCGCGCCGGTCGAGCGTCGCCGCGCGCACGGCCGCGCCGATCAGGCTCGCTTCCTCGGGGCGGACGAGGTTGCGCCCGATCGCGCTCAGCAATTCATCGGCGCTGGGATGCTGGTCGAGCAGTTCGGGGGTGAGGCCCCAGGTGCCCGCAAAGCTGCGGTTCCAGAGCTGCACCGAACCATCGGGCGCGAAGATCGCGAGCGCTTCGAACAGGCTGTCGAGCGTGGCGGTGCGGGTGCGCAGCAACGTGTCGCGCACGGCGGAAAGCGCGAGGCTCTCGGTGCGGTCTTCGGTGAGCAGCACCAAGCCGCCATCGGGCATGGGCTGAGCGACGACGCGAAGGTGCGTGCCACCGGGCAGCGGCCAGGCCTCCTCGACCGATTCGCGCATTCCGAACCACCCGATCCGCTCGCGCCGCCATTCGGGAAAGTCGCGCACCTCCGGCGTGCATCCGCGTTCGCGCGCTTCGGCAAGGAAGCGGTCGAAGGGCGTGTGGGCGTCGACCGCCTCGTCCGTCAGGCTGAAGAGTCGGCGGAAGGGGCGGTTGGCGAAGGTCAGCCGTTCATCACCGTCGAACAGCGCGACACCCACCGACAGCTGATCGATCAGCGCACGGGTCGCCTCACGGAAGGCACGGTAATCGCGCGCGACCTGCTGCTGCTCCTCGATGTCGATGGCATAGCCCGCCACGCCTTCTTGCCCGAGCGGCAGATCGGATACGCGCAAGGTGCGCCGCGCGCCGTAGATCGTGGCGGTGACGATGCGTTCGGATTT from Porphyrobacter sp. YT40 encodes:
- the tsaE gene encoding tRNA (adenosine(37)-N6)-threonylcarbamoyltransferase complex ATPase subunit type 1 TsaE, with product MAAYGARIAARLRAGDVVALEGGLGAGKTTLARAILAALGHAGEVPSPTFTIIETYDSPPLRLPVVHADFYRLDDPAELAEIGLDDYREGAVLLAEWPDHAGGFAYEPGCLAITLEPLGESGEGGRVAIARGGADWVGRMP
- a CDS encoding PAS domain-containing sensor histidine kinase, whose product is MDLSPLSLVLIALVLAAWAVGAGAVVLRANRSVKRAKAMRTSLKRMQTLLDLAPALPLLVRVDGRIEAPDRLARMLGLGATPKYLSELAAAPGTPRAGGLAQAQVDQLWNKIQTTQKSAAPFRMAITLPNSQRSLALYGTLADPQVSPGGAALVWVFDFTESHAEMARLRAAAARATGDFAALVGLIEAAPMPMWFRGSDLTLQLVNQAYVDAVGAMTAAEVVQSQIELLEPEDGRSPGEIAGATLQSQDKSERIVTATIYGARRTLRVSDLPLGQEGVAGYAIDIEEQQQVARDYRAFREATRALIDQLSVGVALFDGDERLTFANRPFRRLFSLTDEAVDAHTPFDRFLAEARERGCTPEVRDFPEWRRERIGWFGMRESVEEAWPLPGGTHLRVVAQPMPDGGLVLLTEDRTESLALSAVRDTLLRTRTATLDSLFEALAIFAPDGSVQLWNRSFAGTWGLTPELLDQHPSADELLSAIGRNLVRPEEASLIGAAVRAATLDRREKQGRVNLADGRTLRFAGIPLPDGNGLLTVLDITASEKAEQALRERAEALEEADAVKARFLANMSYEFRTPLTTIGGYAELLKSGAAADAQAAGEYVDAILTAVERLTEQVENVLDLSQSEAGLLPIRKERIDLLDLLTTLVREREEAIIGAGLSLDLKGRRGRVIEADPRQLGRALGNLIDNAVTGTPDGGRIVIELRKAPEDSAAAMEISIADNGRGMTSQELARALGGLKPDKDAPPEKRSGLGIPLARQLIEAHEGTLEMSSRKGAGTTALIRLP